ATGACTATTCTGTTGAAAACGGTTATGCTTTTTATTGCCTGACCTCTTCTCTGGATGAACAGATTGAACAGTGGAAAAGTAAAACAGGGGCCGAATATCCTTTTTGTTTTACTGATGATATAACTTTAAAAACGATAATCAGATCAAACCCCGGCTTAGTGTTGATTAAGAATGGGGTGATTCTAAATAAATGGCATCATTCAGATCTGCCGGATGAATATGCTCTTTCCGGTAAACTAGATAAACTGAATATTGGAAAACAGAAAACGGTTGATGATAAGAGAACGATTGTTTTAGTTGTATTCTGGTTCCTTATCCCGCTGTTATTAGTTCTTGGACTTGATATATTAGTGATAAAACGTTTAGATAAAAAGAAAAAAAGGACATTAATTAACCCTTTAATAAATAAAAAAATGAGAAAAAACATTGTTGCAGGTAACTGGAAAATGAACATGACCCTTGCTGAAGGATTGGCATTGGCAAAAGAGTTAAATGAAGTATTGGCTGCAGAAAAGCCAAATTGTGATGTAGTTATTGGTACTCCTTTTATCCATCTTGCATCTGTAGCTGCTGCTATTGATACAAACAAGATTGGTGTAGCTGCTCAAAACTGCGCTGATAAGGTGTCTGGAGCATATACAGGTGAAGTTTCTGCTGCTATGGTTGCTTCTACTGGTGCTAAGTATGTTATTCTTGGTCACTCAGAACGTCGTGCTTACTATCATGAAACTGCTGAAATCCTGAAGGAAAAAGTAGTTTTGGCTTTAGCTAACGGTTTGACTCCAATTTTCTGTATTGGTGAAGTTCTTGAAGAACGTGAAGCTGGAAAACAAAATGAAGTTGTATCTTCACAGTTGGCAGGTTCTTTGTTTGATTTGTCAGCTGAAGATTTCTCAAAAATCATTTTAGCTTACGAACCAGTATGGGCTATTGGTACAGGTAAAACTGCTAGTGCTGAACAAGCTCAGGAAATTCATGCTTATATTCGTTCTACAATCGTAGCAAAATACGGTAAGGAAGTTGCTGAAAATACTTCTATCTTATACGGTGGTAGCTGTAAAGCTTCTAACGCAAAAGAATTATTTGCAAATACTGATGTTGATGGTGGCCTTATTGGTGGTGCTTCTTTGAAAGCTGCTGATTTTAAAGGTATCATTGATGCTTTTAATGCATAACAAATTATTAAAGTAGAAGAATATTTATTCTTCTACTTTAATTTATCTTTTTAGTCATGAAAACTTATCCTTTTTATTTATTGTTATTATTTTGTTTCTTTGCTTCATTAAAGATGCAAGCACAAGATAATATTATTAAAAGCCTGGAGCGTCATGAGGCCGGATGTGGTACTGTTATCATTCATCAAGACAGCCGTTTAAATACTCTGTTAGGGAAGCATACAAATAAGGGAGTTGTTGGAGAGGCAAAGGTGCTTAAGGGATCAGGATATAGAATTCAAGTTTTTGCAGGAGGTGACTCGCGTGATTCAAAGAGCTCAGCTTATGAAATGGAAGGGCATGTAAAAGCTCTTTTCCCTGATCTTACGGTTTATACTCTTTTTCAATCACCCCGTTGGTTATGTCAGGTGGGTGACTATAAAACGATAGAAGAAGCCTATGCAATGATGAGAAAGATGAAACAAACCGGAGCTTTTAATGAAGCTTCTATAGTTAGATCACAAATTATTATACCTTTATAGATGATGAATCAAGAAGAAGCTTTGAACGTTCAAATTGAAGAATTAAAGAAAAACTATCATAGCATTATAACATTATTAGGTGAAGATGTTGATCGTGAGGGATTGCTGAAAACTCCCGAACGTGTAGCTAAAGCGATGCTTACTTTAACCCGGGGATATGGTGAAGATCCACATGAAGTACTTCGCTCTGCTAAATTTAAAGAAGATTATAATCAAATGGTGATAGTCAAGGATATTGATTTCTTCTCTTTGTGTGAACATCATATGCTTCCTTTTTACGGTAAAGTTCATGTTGCTTATATTCCAAACGGCTATATTACAGGATTGAGTAAAATTGCTCGTGTGGTGGATATCTTTTCTCATCGGTTACAGGTACAGGAACGAATGACTCTTCAAATAAAAGAGTGCATACAGAATACGCTGAATCCTTTAGGTGTGATGGTTGTTGTTGAAGCAAAGCATATGTGTATGCAAATGCGTGGAGTGGAAAAACAAAATGCGATTACTACTACATCAGACTTTTCAGGAGCCTTTAAGAATGCCACAACTCGTAGTGAGTTCATGGATCTGATAGCTCATAAATAGTGATTATTTTCGTAAAATAACCCTGTCTCCAAGTCTTTTAGCCATAATGTCACGAATCCGTTGTATTTCTATATAACGTTTCATTATTGTTGTGTATTTATCTTCGGATTTGCCATTCTCAGGATCTTGTAATGCACGTAAAATATGTCTGAGCTCTTCTTCAACTATGGCATTTTTAAAATTGGTCATTAGGGTAGAGACTAACTCATATAAGCGTTCATCATCCGAAATAATATGCTGTCCTTTGGTATGATATTTACTCAGTTGGTAACGATCACTGGATAATTCTGCCGCCATCTGACTGATGGCTGGATCTGAATGAGAAATAAAATATCGTTCACAAATGAAATTGTTCTCGTTAAAGCGTTTCCCTGCTTCAGCAAGAATTTTTCTGTGAATAGGGTTGTGAAAGCTTAGTTCGTCTTGTTTTAAATCTCTGATGATGTATTCTATAACAGTGATGGGTGCTTCTTCTCCTTCTTCTGTTGTGATATTGCACATTATTTTCTCTCCATATCTTACAAGAATGCGCATAATAAGGCGCTCATACTTATAAAATTCACTTCCTTCTTTTCCTTCTTCAGGAATAAAAGACTGATATACTTCTTCTGGAACTACATCTTCAGGAATATAGGGAGGTGGAACGTCATTGTAAGCTGACTTGTTTGTCTTTTCATTTTGCTTTTCAATTAATTTCCCCATTTCAATCTGGAGTAATCTTTCTTCAACTCTTAATAGCTGGCTACATTCCCGGATATATACTGATCTGACAATGGCTTCTGGAATAACAGATATACTTTTAACAATATCTGCTATTAATTCAGCACGTTTCATAGGGTCTTTCCCTGCTTCATCGATCAGTAAATTTGCCTTAAACCGAATAAAATCAACTTCATGTGCAGTAATATAAGCCTGAAAATCGGTTGCATTATGCTTGCGTGCAAATGAATCCGGGTCATCGCCGTCGGGTAATAAGACAACTTTAATGCTCATTCCCTCTTCTAACAACATATCAATACCACGTATTGATGCTTTGATCCCGGCCATATCTCCATCGTAAATGACCGTGATATTATTAGTAAAGCGATGAATTAATCTAATTTGACCTGAAGTTAAGGAAGTACCGGAAGAAGCTACAACATTCTCGACGCCAGACTGGTGCATGGAGATTACGTCGGTATATCCTTCTACCAAGAAACAACGGTCCTGTTTTACAATAGCTTGCTTTGCAAAATAAATACCGTAGAGCTCATTACTTTTGTGATAGATTTCAGACTCCGGAGAATTTACATATTTAGCAATCTTCTTATCAGCATTTAGAATTCGTCCTCCAAAAGC
This genomic interval from uncultured Bacteroides sp. contains the following:
- the folE gene encoding GTP cyclohydrolase I FolE — encoded protein: MMNQEEALNVQIEELKKNYHSIITLLGEDVDREGLLKTPERVAKAMLTLTRGYGEDPHEVLRSAKFKEDYNQMVIVKDIDFFSLCEHHMLPFYGKVHVAYIPNGYITGLSKIARVVDIFSHRLQVQERMTLQIKECIQNTLNPLGVMVVVEAKHMCMQMRGVEKQNAITTTSDFSGAFKNATTRSEFMDLIAHK
- a CDS encoding BT_3928 family protein, which encodes METKIQHSRTLNVWVNLCRLILSIVFVFSGFVKAVDPLGSAYKIRDYAEAFGLSSLVPGFMPLFLAVFLSTLEFSMGGYLFFGIRKKISTSLTLLMMLFMTPLTLYLAIKNPVSDCGCFGDALVLTNWQTFGKNVVLLIASVSCFIWKGRIWRLVSEKTQWLVALYVVSFGLILSIYCYNNLPIIDFRPYRIGNSIPEGMSIPDGAKRNVYENTFILEKNGVKKDFSLENYPDSTWKFIETKTVLKEKGYEPPIHDFSITEAETGADITKKVLNDKGYTFLLIAHRIEEADDNDIDLINEIYDYSVENGYAFYCLTSSLDEQIEQWKSKTGAEYPFCFTDDITLKTIIRSNPGLVLIKNGVILNKWHHSDLPDEYALSGKLDKLNIGKQKTVDDKRTIVLVVFWFLIPLLLVLGLDILVIKRLDKKKKRTLINPLINKKMRKNIVAGNWKMNMTLAEGLALAKELNEVLAAEKPNCDVVIGTPFIHLASVAAAIDTNKIGVAAQNCADKVSGAYTGEVSAAMVASTGAKYVILGHSERRAYYHETAEILKEKVVLALANGLTPIFCIGEVLEEREAGKQNEVVSSQLAGSLFDLSAEDFSKIILAYEPVWAIGTGKTASAEQAQEIHAYIRSTIVAKYGKEVAENTSILYGGSCKASNAKELFANTDVDGGLIGGASLKAADFKGIIDAFNA
- a CDS encoding SPOR domain-containing protein, which produces MQAQDNIIKSLERHEAGCGTVIIHQDSRLNTLLGKHTNKGVVGEAKVLKGSGYRIQVFAGGDSRDSKSSAYEMEGHVKALFPDLTVYTLFQSPRWLCQVGDYKTIEEAYAMMRKMKQTGAFNEASIVRSQIIIPL
- the dnaG gene encoding DNA primase; the encoded protein is MIDQATIDRILDASQIVDVVSEFVTLRKRGVNYVGLCPFHNEKTPSFSVSPSKGLCKCFSCGKGGNAVHFIMEHEQLSYYEALKYLAKKYNIEIKERELSNEEKQAQNTRESMFIVNSFARDYFQDILTNHIDGKSIGMAYFRQRGFRDDTIKKFQLGFSTDSRDALAQEGQKKGYRKEFLLKTGLCYERDDHSLNDRFRGRVLFPVHTLSGKVVAFGGRILNADKKIAKYVNSPESEIYHKSNELYGIYFAKQAIVKQDRCFLVEGYTDVISMHQSGVENVVASSGTSLTSGQIRLIHRFTNNITVIYDGDMAGIKASIRGIDMLLEEGMSIKVVLLPDGDDPDSFARKHNATDFQAYITAHEVDFIRFKANLLIDEAGKDPMKRAELIADIVKSISVIPEAIVRSVYIRECSQLLRVEERLLQIEMGKLIEKQNEKTNKSAYNDVPPPYIPEDVVPEEVYQSFIPEEGKEGSEFYKYERLIMRILVRYGEKIMCNITTEEGEEAPITVIEYIIRDLKQDELSFHNPIHRKILAEAGKRFNENNFICERYFISHSDPAISQMAAELSSDRYQLSKYHTKGQHIISDDERLYELVSTLMTNFKNAIVEEELRHILRALQDPENGKSEDKYTTIMKRYIEIQRIRDIMAKRLGDRVILRK